A single genomic interval of Spirosoma taeanense harbors:
- a CDS encoding 4-hydroxy-3-methylbut-2-enyl diphosphate reductase, which produces MKSFDIPEHYRSSIITPLKEFRRKRDKLKRDFTPTLLDFGPVRFLIARHFGFCYGVENAVEIAYKAIAENPGKRIFLLSEMIHNPDVNGDLQERGVQFLMDTRGRQLIPWSELTPDDVVIIPAFGTTLETQRQLSAIGLDVEKYDTTCPFVEKVWNKAGQIGQKSYTVVVHGKPSHEETRATFSHSKEAAPTVVVKDMAQAQRLAQYITGDLPDETFYSEFAGQFSEGFDPARDLQRIGVVNQTTMLASDTQGIADYLKQVMIQKYDLQPEQVDSHFANTRDTLCYATNDNQDATYALLTYPADFAVVAGGYNSSNTSHIVELCEEKLPTYFIESEQKILSDKLIRHFDGHTKQEIVTEQFIPNNRPVTVLLTCGASCPDAVVEGILLRLVSFFPDARSLEDVMNEVTA; this is translated from the coding sequence CTCTGAAGGAATTCCGCCGGAAGCGCGATAAACTGAAGCGTGACTTTACGCCTACGCTGCTCGATTTTGGCCCGGTCCGGTTTCTGATTGCGCGGCATTTCGGGTTTTGTTACGGCGTCGAAAATGCGGTCGAGATTGCTTATAAAGCGATTGCAGAAAACCCCGGCAAGCGGATTTTTCTGCTCAGCGAGATGATTCACAACCCCGATGTCAACGGTGATCTGCAGGAGCGGGGCGTACAGTTTCTGATGGATACGCGTGGACGGCAGCTAATTCCCTGGTCTGAGCTAACGCCGGACGACGTCGTGATAATTCCGGCTTTCGGTACAACGCTTGAAACGCAGCGGCAACTGTCAGCCATTGGTCTGGATGTTGAGAAATATGATACGACCTGTCCGTTTGTCGAAAAAGTCTGGAACAAAGCGGGTCAGATTGGGCAGAAATCCTATACGGTCGTTGTTCATGGTAAGCCCAGCCACGAAGAAACCCGCGCTACGTTCTCGCACAGCAAAGAAGCCGCCCCAACGGTAGTTGTCAAAGACATGGCGCAGGCACAGCGTCTGGCCCAATATATTACCGGTGACTTGCCCGATGAAACGTTTTACTCGGAGTTCGCGGGTCAATTTTCCGAGGGATTCGACCCTGCCCGCGATTTGCAGCGTATTGGTGTCGTCAACCAGACGACCATGCTGGCCTCCGACACGCAGGGCATCGCCGATTATCTAAAGCAGGTGATGATCCAGAAATATGACCTGCAGCCCGAACAGGTTGATTCACACTTTGCCAATACCCGCGATACGCTCTGCTACGCCACCAACGACAATCAGGACGCGACCTACGCTCTTCTAACCTACCCGGCTGATTTTGCCGTCGTAGCCGGGGGCTATAATTCGTCCAATACCTCGCATATTGTCGAATTATGTGAAGAGAAGCTACCGACGTATTTCATTGAGTCGGAACAGAAAATCCTCTCAGATAAATTGATACGGCATTTTGACGGTCATACGAAGCAGGAAATTGTAACTGAACAGTTCATTCCCAACAACCGCCCCGTTACGGTACTGCTGACCTGTGGAGCTTCCTGCCCCGATGCGGTTGTTGAAGGTATCCTGCTCAGACTCGTCAGTTTTTTTCCCGACGCCCGTTCGCTGGAGGACGTTATGAACGAAGTCACTGCTTAA
- a CDS encoding family 10 glycosylhydrolase: MRSISFLFLLLSLLIVDGCRRAKPVAVKRPPISPARPAATRPAPKPVAAKPAPPKPVASGPTVVVAPTDTGSADELVDQMLVEPGTVPPKREFRAVWIATVDNIDWPSRKGLPITDQQREIVAMFDQHQQMGLNAVVVQVRSAADAFYAKSSEPWSEWLTGQQGLAPEPFYDPLEFMIEQAHQRGLEFHAWFNLDRATYSRTASVAPTNIVYRKPGWMLDYGGKKLFNLGLPEVRSYIASIVANVVREYDVDGIHFDDYFYPYAEPGQVLRDDSTYLAYANGMKKADWRRENVNKLIVELRDSIRANKPWVKFGISPFGVWKNQSNDPEGSATNGGQSYYDVYADTRKWVRDGLIDYIVPQIYWSSEFGRVPYKALVEWWSRNSGKCHLYIGHGAYRVGRGSERDPGWWRATEFPNQMRFNRQQRAVQGSVFFSAKSLQTNPLAIRDSLQLNFYRYPALLPTMPWLDSIPPLPPRDLKAADTAEGIELFWQQPSEAMDGDGANCYLVYRFEGKRTRFRLDDPRCIVGRCFGESATRFVDKTAAPTKKYTYVVTAVDRLNNESREVAIQVR, encoded by the coding sequence ATGCGCTCAATTTCTTTTCTTTTCCTGTTGTTAAGCCTGTTGATTGTTGATGGCTGCCGCCGGGCAAAACCCGTGGCGGTTAAAAGACCTCCGATTTCCCCGGCACGCCCGGCCGCTACCCGACCCGCTCCAAAGCCGGTTGCTGCCAAGCCTGCTCCGCCTAAGCCTGTCGCATCGGGGCCAACGGTGGTTGTTGCCCCTACTGATACCGGTAGCGCCGACGAACTGGTTGACCAAATGCTCGTCGAGCCAGGGACTGTACCGCCTAAGCGGGAATTTCGGGCAGTTTGGATTGCGACTGTGGATAACATCGACTGGCCAAGCCGGAAAGGGCTGCCCATTACTGACCAGCAGCGCGAGATTGTTGCCATGTTTGATCAGCATCAGCAGATGGGGCTCAACGCTGTGGTTGTACAAGTGCGCTCAGCGGCCGATGCCTTTTATGCCAAAAGTTCGGAACCCTGGTCGGAGTGGCTGACCGGGCAGCAAGGTCTGGCGCCCGAGCCATTCTACGATCCGCTGGAGTTTATGATTGAACAGGCGCACCAGCGCGGGCTGGAATTTCATGCCTGGTTTAACCTTGATCGGGCCACCTATAGCCGGACGGCCAGCGTAGCACCGACCAATATCGTTTACCGAAAGCCGGGTTGGATGCTGGATTACGGCGGTAAAAAACTGTTTAACCTGGGCCTTCCGGAGGTTCGGTCCTATATCGCTAGTATTGTCGCAAATGTTGTGCGGGAGTATGATGTAGATGGCATTCACTTCGACGATTATTTCTATCCCTATGCCGAACCCGGTCAGGTTCTACGCGACGATAGTACGTATCTGGCTTATGCTAATGGCATGAAAAAAGCCGACTGGCGACGCGAGAATGTCAATAAGCTGATCGTTGAATTGCGCGATTCCATCCGGGCGAATAAACCCTGGGTTAAGTTTGGCATCAGTCCTTTTGGGGTCTGGAAGAATCAGAGTAACGATCCCGAAGGGTCAGCAACCAACGGCGGTCAGTCCTATTACGATGTGTATGCCGATACGCGTAAATGGGTGCGCGATGGGCTGATTGATTATATTGTACCGCAGATTTACTGGAGTTCCGAATTTGGCCGGGTTCCCTATAAGGCGCTGGTTGAGTGGTGGTCACGCAACTCCGGAAAGTGCCATTTGTATATTGGTCACGGGGCGTATCGAGTTGGGCGCGGCTCTGAACGGGATCCGGGCTGGTGGCGCGCTACGGAATTTCCGAATCAGATGCGCTTTAATCGGCAGCAGCGGGCCGTGCAGGGAAGTGTGTTTTTCAGCGCCAAATCGTTACAGACTAATCCGCTGGCGATCCGCGATTCGCTGCAGCTGAATTTTTACCGGTATCCGGCTTTGCTGCCCACTATGCCGTGGCTGGACAGTATTCCACCCCTTCCCCCGCGCGATCTGAAAGCCGCCGATACCGCCGAAGGTATTGAACTCTTCTGGCAGCAACCCAGCGAAGCGATGGATGGCGACGGGGCGAACTGTTACTTAGTTTACCGCTTTGAAGGAAAACGGACCCGGTTCCGGCTGGATGATCCCCGCTGCATTGTTGGTCGGTGCTTTGGCGAATCGGCCACACGTTTTGTGGACAAAACGGCCGCCCCTACAAAGAAATATACGTATGTGGTAACGGCCGTTGACCGACTGAACAACGAAAGCCGGGAAGTCGCTATTCAGGTTCGTTAA
- a CDS encoding DUF2256 domain-containing protein translates to MRMRKKADLPTKTCPVCNRPFTWRKKWERDWANVVFCSDGCRTMSKRQKTIS, encoded by the coding sequence ATGAGGATGCGCAAGAAGGCAGATTTACCAACAAAAACATGTCCGGTCTGTAACCGGCCATTTACGTGGCGCAAGAAATGGGAACGCGATTGGGCAAATGTGGTCTTTTGCAGTGATGGCTGCCGAACGATGAGCAAACGACAAAAAACGATATCATAA
- a CDS encoding Lrp/AsnC family transcriptional regulator has protein sequence MSSQKLDQIDRNVLEILQANAKITNAQLSKEIGLSPAPTLERVKKLETSGIIQSYHAQLNREKVGLGVTTFVMVTLVGHKKETTMSFVDKANKIPEIIECHHITGSGDFLLKVISKDISTYQALMLDVINEINEVASTQTMVIMSTFKESKVLPIP, from the coding sequence ATGTCGAGCCAAAAATTAGATCAGATAGATCGCAACGTACTAGAAATTTTACAAGCCAACGCTAAAATCACCAACGCTCAGCTTTCCAAAGAAATTGGCCTCTCACCCGCCCCGACTCTGGAGCGCGTTAAAAAGCTTGAAACTTCGGGAATCATTCAGAGCTACCATGCTCAGCTAAATCGCGAGAAAGTTGGTCTGGGTGTTACAACCTTTGTTATGGTTACGCTGGTTGGGCACAAAAAAGAAACCACTATGTCGTTTGTGGACAAGGCCAATAAAATCCCCGAAATCATCGAATGTCATCACATCACGGGCTCGGGCGATTTTCTGCTGAAAGTGATTTCGAAAGACATCTCTACGTATCAGGCGCTGATGCTTGATGTGATCAACGAGATCAACGAAGTTGCCAGCACTCAGACCATGGTTATTATGTCGACATTTAAGGAAAGCAAAGTGCTGCCTATCCCTTAA
- a CDS encoding tetratricopeptide repeat protein → MKKLVLTVWLIGLAVLAQAQLYDPSAFDKKYDGLLKHPGVQIESAEAINQMYNYKFYEADKEFRWLRLRYPKHPMPYFMMGLAEWWKIVPNTDVTDYDDKCLMYMDSTIALAEKLYDESENKLEPAFFLAAAYAFKGRLYSERKKWAKATLAGKSALKYFDKCKGNADFSPELLFGDGMYNYYAQWIPENYPLLKPILMFFPKGNKQSGIKQLEKTANTAFYTRVEARYFLLQIYSMENQYDKAYEMAKYMTEQYPDNPFFERYYARSAFVQGRLVEAERISKDILAKIARSQSGYEAVSGRTAAYILAYVNHLFYKNLPEAKKYYQQSVEFAKQTNSTNAGYYWASVLGLGKIATDEKNYDQAQAYLNEVIDKAEHKSSQYKEAKKVLDEIKKARRNERRKRRD, encoded by the coding sequence ATGAAGAAATTAGTGTTGACGGTATGGCTGATTGGTCTGGCAGTATTGGCTCAGGCCCAACTCTATGACCCGTCGGCCTTTGACAAAAAGTATGATGGTCTGCTTAAGCACCCCGGCGTGCAGATTGAGTCGGCAGAGGCTATCAATCAGATGTACAATTACAAGTTCTACGAGGCAGATAAGGAATTCCGGTGGCTACGCTTGCGCTACCCAAAGCATCCCATGCCGTATTTCATGATGGGGCTGGCCGAGTGGTGGAAGATTGTGCCCAACACTGACGTAACGGATTACGACGACAAGTGCCTGATGTATATGGATTCGACCATTGCATTGGCCGAAAAGCTTTACGATGAGAGCGAGAATAAACTCGAACCAGCATTTTTCCTGGCGGCTGCCTATGCGTTTAAAGGTCGTCTTTATTCCGAGCGAAAAAAGTGGGCAAAAGCAACCCTGGCGGGAAAGAGCGCTCTGAAATATTTTGATAAGTGCAAGGGAAATGCTGACTTCAGCCCGGAGCTGTTGTTTGGCGATGGAATGTATAATTATTATGCCCAATGGATCCCGGAAAATTATCCGCTGCTGAAGCCGATTCTGATGTTCTTTCCGAAGGGGAATAAACAAAGCGGTATTAAACAACTGGAGAAAACAGCAAATACGGCTTTCTATACGCGTGTGGAGGCCCGATACTTCCTGCTTCAGATTTATAGCATGGAAAACCAGTACGATAAAGCGTACGAGATGGCTAAATACATGACCGAGCAGTATCCGGATAATCCGTTCTTTGAGCGGTATTATGCCCGGTCAGCGTTTGTGCAGGGGCGGCTTGTGGAGGCCGAACGAATCTCCAAAGATATTCTGGCGAAGATTGCGCGGAGTCAGTCAGGCTATGAGGCCGTAAGCGGGCGAACAGCGGCCTACATTCTGGCGTATGTTAACCACCTGTTTTATAAAAACCTGCCGGAAGCCAAAAAGTATTACCAGCAGTCGGTTGAGTTTGCTAAACAAACCAATTCTACGAATGCAGGCTATTACTGGGCATCGGTTCTGGGGCTAGGTAAGATTGCAACAGATGAAAAAAACTATGATCAGGCCCAGGCGTATTTGAATGAAGTAATTGACAAGGCCGAGCATAAATCCAGCCAATATAAAGAAGCAAAAAAGGTGCTGGATGAGATTAAGAAGGCGAGAAGAAACGAACGCCGGAAACGTAGAGATTAA
- the hpt gene encoding hypoxanthine phosphoribosyltransferase — protein MLTIKDKTFVSFITADAIQARIQSLAEQINQDYANKQPLIVVVLNGAFMFAADLMKHLTIPCEITFIRVASYTATESTGQLKQILGLHQSIEGRDLIVVEDIVDTGLTIGEVCNQLQISSPASIAVATLLFKPAALKKPIDLQYVGFKIENRFVLGYGLDYDGFGRNTKDILVLQ, from the coding sequence ATGCTAACGATTAAAGATAAAACGTTTGTTTCGTTTATAACTGCCGATGCCATTCAGGCGCGGATTCAGTCACTGGCCGAACAGATAAACCAGGATTATGCCAACAAACAGCCGTTGATCGTGGTGGTACTGAACGGAGCGTTCATGTTCGCGGCCGATCTGATGAAGCACCTGACGATTCCATGCGAGATTACGTTCATCCGGGTTGCCTCCTATACCGCCACCGAATCGACCGGCCAGTTAAAGCAGATTCTGGGGCTGCATCAATCGATAGAAGGTCGAGATCTGATCGTTGTTGAGGACATTGTTGACACAGGTCTGACGATTGGAGAAGTCTGTAACCAACTCCAGATTAGTAGCCCAGCATCAATCGCGGTGGCAACTCTGCTCTTTAAACCAGCCGCCCTAAAAAAACCGATTGACCTACAGTACGTAGGCTTTAAGATTGAAAACCGGTTTGTGCTAGGTTATGGTCTCGATTATGACGGTTTTGGCCGGAATACTAAAGACATTCTGGTGCTGCAATAA
- a CDS encoding NADH-quinone oxidoreductase subunit D — protein MTTQTIQYEYAPGHFQASEPTFYRPDMLNEGEMILNMGPQHPSTHGVLRLEVVTDGEIIVDVVPHLGYLHRCFEKHAQSLPFNQTIPFVDRLDYLAAMNSEHAFVMGVERMLGIQDDIPKRTEYIRVLVAELNRIAAHFVGIGTYALDIGAYTPFLWLMRDREHIQRLLEWVSGARMLYNYIWIGGLFYDLPVGFEERCREFVQYLKPKLVELQQLVIENEIFVKRTANVGVLPLPVAISYGCTGPMLRGSGLRYDLRRVDSYSVYPELDFDIPIGEGQMGTVGDCWDRNNVRVLECWESIRIVEQCLDRLTGDYIRTRDYDPQAVVPKKIRPKAMDFYARAESAKGELGFFFRTDGRSDVPVRCKARSCCFHNLSVIGEISRGAMLADLIAIMGSVDVVMGEVDR, from the coding sequence ATGACTACGCAAACTATTCAATACGAATATGCCCCCGGCCATTTTCAGGCATCGGAACCGACGTTTTATCGTCCGGACATGCTCAACGAGGGCGAAATGATTCTGAATATGGGTCCGCAGCACCCGTCTACCCACGGCGTTCTGCGGCTCGAAGTTGTGACGGACGGCGAGATCATTGTGGACGTAGTGCCGCATCTGGGTTACCTGCACCGCTGCTTTGAAAAACATGCGCAGTCGCTGCCGTTCAACCAGACAATTCCGTTCGTGGATCGGCTGGATTACCTCGCTGCTATGAACTCCGAACATGCCTTTGTGATGGGCGTCGAACGGATGTTGGGAATTCAGGACGATATTCCTAAACGAACGGAGTATATCCGGGTGCTGGTTGCCGAGCTGAACCGGATTGCGGCTCACTTTGTCGGGATAGGCACCTACGCCCTGGACATCGGTGCCTATACGCCGTTTCTGTGGCTTATGCGCGATCGGGAGCATATCCAGCGTCTGCTCGAATGGGTGAGCGGTGCTCGTATGCTATACAATTATATCTGGATTGGCGGGTTGTTCTACGATTTACCGGTGGGCTTCGAAGAGCGCTGCCGTGAATTTGTGCAGTACCTGAAACCTAAATTAGTAGAGTTGCAGCAGTTGGTCATTGAAAACGAAATATTTGTAAAGCGTACGGCAAACGTAGGTGTTTTGCCCCTGCCGGTAGCCATCAGTTACGGTTGTACAGGCCCCATGCTACGTGGTTCTGGACTGCGCTACGATCTCCGGCGGGTCGATAGCTATTCCGTTTACCCGGAACTGGATTTTGATATTCCAATTGGTGAAGGACAGATGGGTACGGTTGGCGACTGTTGGGACCGTAATAATGTCCGGGTGCTGGAATGCTGGGAATCAATCCGCATCGTTGAACAATGCCTGGACCGATTGACGGGTGACTACATACGCACGCGGGATTATGACCCCCAGGCAGTTGTGCCAAAGAAGATCCGGCCAAAAGCGATGGATTTTTACGCCCGTGCCGAGAGTGCCAAGGGCGAGTTAGGTTTCTTTTTCCGCACCGATGGCCGATCGGATGTGCCTGTGCGCTGCAAAGCCCGATCGTGCTGTTTTCATAACCTGTCGGTTATCGGCGAGATTAGCCGGGGGGCCATGCTGGCCGATTTGATCGCGATTATGGGCTCGGTCGATGTAGTGATGGGGGAAGTAGACCGGTAA
- the rpmG gene encoding 50S ribosomal protein L33, with the protein MAKKGANRIQVILECTEQKDSGVPGMSRYITTKNRKNTPARIERKKYNPFLKKVTLHKEIK; encoded by the coding sequence ATGGCAAAGAAAGGCGCCAATAGAATCCAGGTTATTCTGGAATGCACCGAGCAGAAAGACAGCGGTGTACCCGGCATGTCCCGGTACATTACTACGAAGAACCGGAAGAACACGCCGGCCCGTATCGAGCGGAAGAAATACAATCCGTTCCTCAAAAAAGTAACGCTGCACAAAGAAATTAAGTAA
- a CDS encoding DUF4295 domain-containing protein: protein MAKKVVATLKTKDNGKAFAKIIKAVKSPKTGAYTFKEEMVPVDEVQAALKG from the coding sequence ATGGCAAAAAAGGTAGTTGCAACCCTGAAAACGAAGGATAACGGCAAAGCTTTCGCTAAAATCATCAAAGCCGTGAAATCGCCCAAAACCGGCGCGTACACCTTCAAAGAAGAGATGGTTCCGGTTGACGAAGTACAGGCTGCGCTGAAAGGCTAA
- the ftsY gene encoding signal recognition particle-docking protein FtsY: MALFGLFSKEKKETLDKGLEKTKDSFFSKLGRAVVGKSTVDEEVLDELENVLISSDVGVETTVKIIRRIEERVARDKYMGTDELDRILREEIAALLSDNNTTDVSDDFALPADKKPYVIMVVGVNGVGKTTTIGKLAAQFHKRGKQVVLGAGDTFRAAAVDQLKLWGDRVGVPVISHGMNTDPSAVAFDAVKKATDMNADVVIIDTAGRLHTKVNLMNELTKIKRVMQKVTPDAPHEVLLVLDGSTGQNAFIQATEFTKATEVSALAITKLDGTAKGGVVIGISDQFRIPVKYIGVGEKIDDLQTFNKMEFVDSFFKK, from the coding sequence ATGGCTTTATTCGGTTTATTTTCGAAGGAAAAGAAGGAAACGCTCGATAAAGGACTGGAGAAAACAAAGGATAGTTTTTTCTCTAAGCTTGGTCGGGCGGTCGTTGGCAAATCGACCGTTGACGAAGAAGTGCTGGATGAATTAGAAAACGTCCTGATTTCGTCGGATGTAGGTGTTGAGACAACCGTAAAGATTATCCGGCGGATTGAGGAGCGCGTGGCCCGCGACAAGTATATGGGCACTGACGAACTGGATCGTATCCTCCGCGAAGAGATTGCGGCTTTGCTTTCGGATAATAATACTACGGATGTAAGCGACGACTTCGCGCTTCCTGCTGACAAGAAACCATATGTAATCATGGTCGTGGGCGTGAATGGCGTTGGCAAAACGACAACCATCGGTAAACTGGCCGCGCAGTTCCATAAGCGGGGTAAACAGGTTGTTCTGGGCGCGGGCGATACGTTTCGGGCAGCGGCCGTTGACCAGCTTAAGCTCTGGGGCGATCGGGTGGGCGTACCCGTCATTTCACACGGTATGAATACCGACCCCTCGGCCGTTGCTTTCGATGCCGTCAAGAAAGCGACCGATATGAACGCCGATGTTGTGATTATCGACACCGCTGGCCGTCTGCATACGAAGGTGAACCTGATGAATGAGCTCACTAAGATCAAACGCGTGATGCAGAAAGTTACGCCCGATGCGCCCCATGAGGTGCTGCTGGTTCTCGATGGCTCAACCGGTCAAAACGCCTTTATTCAGGCAACCGAATTTACAAAAGCAACGGAAGTATCCGCCCTGGCGATTACTAAATTAGACGGTACCGCCAAAGGAGGTGTAGTTATCGGTATTTCGGATCAGTTCCGGATTCCGGTTAAGTACATTGGCGTCGGCGAAAAGATAGACGACCTCCAGACGTTCAACAAGATGGAGTTTGTGGATTCGTTCTTTAAAAAGTAA
- the rimO gene encoding 30S ribosomal protein S12 methylthiotransferase RimO — MKTKGIRLNKINIVTLGCSKNLVDSEMLYTQLRGNGMDVTHESKKDDANIVVINTCGFIDNAKEESINTILRYVDAKDAGVVDKVYVTGCLSHRYKDELEVEMPTVDAWFGTNELPRLLKTLRADYKHELVGERLLTTPAHYAYLKIAEGCDRPCSFCAIPLMRGSHISRPIDELLTEARSLARRGTKELILIAQDLTYYGLDLYKKRNLADLINQLTDVSGIDWIRLQYAYPSGFPLEVLDVMRNRPNVCNYLDMPLQTGSTELLKLMRRGITREKTEGLIQTIRERVPNITLRTTLIVGHPGETNAMFEETYDFVERMRFDRLGVFTYSHEENTHSFSMPDDISDDVKQERADALMELQQGISHELNQQKVGRTYKVLFDRKEGGYFIGRTEADSPEVDNEVLVPASQYVRLGDFANVRIHRAEEFDLYGEVVV; from the coding sequence ATGAAAACCAAAGGAATACGTCTAAATAAAATTAACATCGTTACGCTCGGTTGCTCAAAGAACCTGGTGGATTCGGAGATGCTGTATACGCAACTCAGGGGCAACGGCATGGACGTAACGCACGAATCGAAGAAAGACGACGCCAACATTGTCGTCATCAATACGTGCGGCTTCATTGACAATGCGAAAGAAGAGTCAATCAACACCATTCTGCGTTACGTTGACGCTAAAGATGCGGGCGTAGTTGATAAAGTGTATGTAACAGGCTGCCTGTCGCACCGTTACAAAGACGAGCTGGAAGTCGAAATGCCAACCGTAGACGCGTGGTTTGGGACCAACGAACTCCCGCGCCTGTTAAAAACGCTCCGGGCCGATTATAAGCACGAACTGGTAGGCGAACGTTTGCTGACGACCCCGGCTCACTACGCTTACTTAAAAATTGCGGAAGGCTGCGACCGTCCCTGCTCCTTCTGTGCTATTCCACTCATGCGCGGAAGCCACATTTCCCGGCCTATAGATGAATTGCTGACCGAAGCCCGGTCGCTGGCACGACGTGGCACAAAAGAACTGATTCTTATTGCGCAGGACCTGACCTACTACGGACTGGACCTGTATAAAAAGCGGAACCTCGCAGACCTGATTAATCAACTGACCGATGTTAGTGGCATTGACTGGATCCGATTGCAATACGCCTATCCATCGGGCTTTCCGCTGGAAGTCCTGGACGTTATGCGCAACCGGCCGAACGTCTGTAATTATCTGGACATGCCGCTGCAGACCGGATCAACGGAACTGCTCAAGCTGATGCGCCGGGGTATTACGCGCGAAAAGACGGAGGGCCTGATTCAGACCATCCGCGAGCGGGTACCCAACATTACCCTGCGGACGACCCTGATTGTTGGACACCCTGGCGAAACGAATGCGATGTTTGAGGAAACCTATGATTTCGTTGAACGGATGCGTTTCGACCGGCTGGGCGTGTTTACGTATTCGCACGAAGAAAATACGCACTCTTTCTCCATGCCTGACGATATTTCCGACGACGTAAAGCAGGAACGAGCCGACGCTCTGATGGAACTTCAGCAGGGAATATCGCACGAACTAAACCAGCAGAAAGTGGGCCGGACCTATAAAGTGCTTTTCGACCGGAAAGAAGGCGGTTACTTTATCGGACGCACCGAAGCCGATTCGCCCGAAGTGGATAACGAAGTTCTGGTTCCAGCCAGCCAGTACGTACGACTTGGCGACTTCGCCAACGTCCGGATTCACCGCGCTGAAGAGTTTGATTTATATGGCGAGGTTGTGGTTTAA